Proteins found in one Solitalea lacus genomic segment:
- a CDS encoding ATP-binding protein: MKPNSKLSKNTFINFSKLVGQAAVIVPILTFIGWIADLEVFRSIIHAYAPMKPSSAIGIMALGLSLGVLAKKTPYSKEQIISINCLLLVVLGVIIYTLYQYNHSKLYINDYLLSTNTTYSGPDILLMSPASLTCLLIFLFTIPMMYRNRYTYATQILLSLVIIIGATRLLGFVFQFNSFLKLLYFAPMAIHTSILFTLLGLGYLFVQPDKGFISILSSDLQGGRIARKLIPNAIVIPIFLLLLRFASNFYNFLPYGISIIIITISIIILSVVAIITAANRLNYIDFIRNEQEKGLKKSEEFLRISQGIAHLGSWEYDLESNQILWSEETYKIFELPPNANIDNDFPLKQGFKDSNEVLLKASLDAINTGLPFDLELEYFTHKNRKITTRVSGQPEYKNGKVYKLSGIIQDITEKKRLESKLKQKEANLTVLLENTDALVWSVDREYRFITSNHKYLEYFEKTHHFTPIKGYNLLTHLSGSIYFHKWKDLYDKALDGIYFSEELAMEFNGHKEYFQYAFTPIITNNEIEGITIYGIETTQQKINEQRIDEMAQLQKAILDNAGYAVIVTDVDYSIKIFNRAAEKMLGYRADEVLDKKSYERFNDPLERVTFAERFSKELGIEVPLPDALTIKAKLNLPCEHECNFIHKNGYRIPVSINISALRDNFGELLGYICFANDITEKKKIEQTIKQNESNLMALIDNIDEPIWSISINQKLITANSSFRKRLLEIYGVDMSKPRSPSNGFSNEDFEYWKKLYQRAFSGERFTLQNEFFNANKKVHYETSFNPIFDENRNVIGAAMFGKNITHIKKFEQELIEAKVKAEHAADIKSQFLSTMSHEIRTPLNAVIGMAHLLLDENTQESQREKLETLRFSSENLLALINDILDYNKIESSVIDFENIPFNLEDLLEHIYNSFLYQADQKSINLDIEFADDLHKLVIGDPSRLSQILTNLIGNAIKFTERGGVTIEVKQLFSDKDHSDLYFAVTDTGIGIPPDKIDLIFDHFTQASSETTRKFGGTGLGLAITKRLLQLMNSEIHVISEKGEGSTFCFTLRLKKYKGQSISTIVHSESIGKPSLDGIHILVVEDNSTNRVVIEKFLLKWNANVSFANNGKQAIEMVQQHNFDIVLMDLLMPEMDGYQATQKIRSLIDEHYQNLPIIALSAAALVEVRERVYNVGMNAYLTKPFDPHDLYLTIVKCLNRTHEFSETPLLSDSMNKEQIDFTKILEITEDSPDFFKEFLEIAIDSINELTGNFETFLRRNDLNGIRETNHKHTPLMEMMNLALFKKGFEEAKTYLISESRDQQQMELMIKKTKEFGAQVIAEMRERLDNVEKQLSTRTEF, encoded by the coding sequence ATGAAACCAAACTCAAAGCTTTCTAAAAATACATTTATCAACTTCTCAAAGCTTGTTGGGCAGGCTGCCGTAATTGTTCCTATCCTAACTTTTATAGGATGGATTGCGGACTTAGAGGTTTTCCGATCAATTATTCATGCGTACGCTCCTATGAAACCTTCATCCGCCATTGGAATTATGGCGTTGGGGCTGTCATTAGGTGTTTTGGCCAAAAAAACACCATACTCTAAAGAACAAATAATTAGTATTAACTGTCTTTTACTAGTTGTTTTAGGGGTGATTATTTACACTCTTTATCAATACAACCATAGCAAACTTTATATCAATGATTATTTATTAAGTACTAACACGACGTATTCCGGCCCTGACATTCTACTCATGTCGCCAGCAAGTTTAACATGTTTGCTAATATTTCTGTTTACCATACCAATGATGTACAGAAACAGATATACCTATGCAACACAAATACTTCTCTCCCTCGTCATAATTATTGGGGCTACTCGTCTTTTAGGATTTGTATTTCAATTCAATAGCTTTTTAAAGCTACTGTATTTTGCTCCAATGGCTATTCACACCTCAATATTATTCACATTGTTGGGTTTAGGCTACCTATTTGTTCAACCTGACAAAGGCTTTATAAGCATCCTTTCTTCTGACTTACAAGGAGGCCGAATTGCACGAAAGTTAATTCCAAACGCCATAGTAATACCTATCTTTTTGTTACTGCTACGCTTTGCCAGTAATTTTTACAACTTCTTACCATATGGAATTAGCATTATTATTATAACCATCAGTATTATTATACTCTCTGTAGTAGCAATTATTACTGCCGCCAATCGCTTAAACTATATAGATTTTATAAGAAATGAGCAAGAAAAAGGTTTAAAGAAAAGTGAAGAATTCTTGCGTATTTCACAAGGAATTGCCCATTTAGGCAGTTGGGAATACGACCTGGAAAGCAATCAAATTCTATGGTCGGAAGAAACGTATAAGATTTTTGAATTACCCCCCAATGCAAACATTGATAATGATTTCCCTCTAAAACAAGGCTTTAAAGACAGCAATGAAGTATTACTCAAGGCTTCCCTGGATGCCATCAACACTGGACTACCGTTTGATCTTGAACTTGAATATTTCACACATAAAAACCGAAAAATCACTACTCGGGTCTCAGGTCAGCCTGAATATAAAAATGGAAAGGTTTATAAACTTTCAGGTATAATTCAAGACATCACTGAAAAGAAAAGGCTGGAATCAAAGCTTAAGCAAAAAGAAGCCAATTTAACGGTATTGCTTGAAAATACTGATGCCTTAGTTTGGTCTGTAGATAGAGAATACCGCTTTATTACCTCAAACCACAAATACCTTGAGTATTTTGAAAAGACACATCATTTCACCCCGATTAAAGGCTACAATCTATTAACCCACTTATCCGGAAGCATATACTTTCACAAATGGAAAGATCTTTATGACAAGGCCTTGGATGGCATTTATTTCTCTGAAGAGCTTGCTATGGAATTTAATGGGCACAAGGAATATTTTCAATATGCCTTTACACCCATCATTACTAACAATGAAATTGAAGGCATCACCATTTATGGAATTGAAACTACCCAACAGAAAATAAATGAACAACGCATTGATGAAATGGCTCAATTGCAAAAAGCCATATTGGATAATGCAGGCTATGCTGTAATTGTAACTGATGTAGACTACAGCATTAAAATTTTTAACAGGGCGGCTGAGAAAATGCTTGGCTACCGGGCAGATGAAGTGCTCGATAAAAAATCGTACGAACGATTCAATGATCCCTTGGAGCGCGTGACCTTTGCTGAACGTTTTTCAAAAGAACTGGGCATTGAGGTACCACTACCTGATGCCCTCACGATCAAAGCCAAGCTTAATTTACCCTGCGAGCATGAATGCAATTTTATTCACAAAAATGGATACAGAATACCGGTTTCAATTAATATAAGTGCCTTACGTGATAATTTCGGAGAGCTCTTGGGCTACATTTGCTTTGCAAATGACATTACTGAGAAAAAGAAAATTGAGCAAACTATAAAACAAAACGAGTCGAACTTAATGGCTTTGATTGATAATATCGACGAGCCAATTTGGTCGATAAGTATCAACCAAAAACTGATCACAGCCAATTCCTCGTTTCGAAAGCGTTTATTGGAAATTTATGGGGTTGATATGAGCAAACCCCGTTCACCAAGCAACGGATTTTCTAATGAAGATTTTGAGTATTGGAAAAAGCTTTACCAACGTGCCTTTTCCGGTGAGCGCTTTACTCTACAAAACGAATTCTTCAATGCCAATAAAAAGGTGCATTACGAAACTTCTTTCAATCCGATTTTTGATGAAAACCGCAATGTGATTGGAGCTGCTATGTTCGGCAAAAACATTACTCACATCAAAAAATTTGAGCAAGAGTTGATTGAAGCCAAAGTAAAAGCAGAGCATGCAGCTGACATCAAATCTCAGTTCTTATCTACCATGAGTCACGAAATACGCACGCCATTAAATGCTGTTATTGGCATGGCTCATTTACTTTTAGATGAGAACACTCAAGAAAGTCAACGCGAAAAACTTGAAACCTTACGTTTTTCATCTGAAAACCTGCTCGCTCTGATTAATGATATATTGGATTACAACAAAATTGAATCAAGCGTAATTGATTTTGAAAATATTCCATTCAACCTCGAAGACCTCTTAGAGCATATTTACAACTCATTTTTGTATCAAGCCGATCAAAAAAGCATTAATCTGGATATAGAATTTGCTGACGATTTGCATAAATTGGTCATTGGAGATCCTTCTAGATTATCTCAAATTTTGACCAATTTGATTGGTAATGCTATCAAGTTTACAGAACGCGGCGGTGTAACCATAGAAGTTAAGCAATTATTCAGTGACAAGGACCATTCCGACTTATATTTTGCTGTCACAGATACAGGAATTGGTATTCCTCCAGATAAAATTGACCTTATTTTTGATCATTTCACACAAGCAAGTTCTGAAACCACACGTAAATTTGGAGGGACAGGTCTGGGCTTAGCGATTACCAAACGCTTGCTTCAACTAATGAATAGTGAAATTCATGTGATCAGTGAAAAAGGAGAAGGTTCTACATTTTGCTTTACATTACGTTTAAAAAAATACAAAGGACAATCAATTTCTACAATTGTCCATTCCGAATCAATTGGCAAACCTTCGTTGGACGGCATTCATATTTTAGTTGTGGAAGACAATTCTACGAACCGTGTTGTAATTGAAAAGTTTCTGCTAAAATGGAATGCTAATGTCTCTTTTGCCAACAATGGAAAGCAGGCAATTGAGATGGTGCAACAACATAATTTTGACATTGTATTAATGGATTTACTAATGCCGGAAATGGACGGATACCAGGCGACCCAAAAAATTCGTTCATTAATAGACGAGCATTATCAAAATCTACCAATAATTGCACTTTCAGCTGCCGCATTGGTAGAAGTGAGAGAACGTGTTTATAATGTGGGAATGAATGCTTATCTTACTAAACCGTTTGATCCTCATGACCTTTACTTAACCATTGTAAAATGCTTAAACCGAACTCATGAGTTTTCGGAAACACCGTTATTGTCAGATAGTATGAATAAGGAGCAGATTGATTTTACTAAGATTTTAGAAATTACGGAGGATAGTCCTGATTTCTTTAAAGAGTTTCTTGAAATTGCCATTGACTCAATTAATGAGCTTACTGGAAACTTTGAAACATTTTTACGCCGTAATGACCTTAATGGCATTAGAGAAACAAATCACAAGCACACGCCTTTAATGGAAATGATGAATCTTGCTCTCTTTAAGAAAGGATTTGAAGAAGCTAAGACATATTTAATTTCAGAAAGCCGTGATCAGCAGCAAATGGAATTGATGATTAAAAAAACTAAGGAATTTGGAGCGCAAGTGATTGCTGAAATGAGAGAACGTCTGGATAATGTTGAGAAACAGCTCAGTACCCGAACGGAATTTTAA
- a CDS encoding TonB-dependent receptor yields MNQLKRLLILVLIFTLAQNTFAQKGIIKGVVTDVFSNESLAGVTLLIQKTNKVTVTDSIGRFTLDKLTPGFYNISVTYIGYKPKTIHEIQVTNAKATIVNITLETDAKSLGEVEVRSSSYKSEETPLSLRTIGVAEIKRNPGGNRDISKVVQSLPGVAQPVSFRNDIIIRGGAPNENRFFLDDIEIPNLNHFTTQGSSGGPVGMINVDFINQVDFYSGAFPANRGNALSSVFQFRQKDGRSDRQSGALTIGASDFAISAEGPISQKTTYLASFRRSYLQFLFKAFDLPFLPTYNDAQFKIKTKIDSKNELTFIGLGAIDRFALNTQANDTEAKQYILANLATNTQDNYTVGASYKHYRTTGFTTLAISRNYLNNRAEKYFDNNEELPKKMDYSSKEIENKLRLERSDKYNDWKVSYGANIETGRYSTETFYLNPYGPTVNYSSKLDDLKYGFYGQVSKELFDDNLTLSAGVRADGSDFSSLTNNPLKQLSPRFSASYSINPAVSLNFNTGLYYQLPAYTVLGYRNETGELTNKNVKYISNYHTVLGLEVNSGSNLRFTAEAFYKKYYDYPMIEFQGDTVNLANLGADFGVVGNQPVVGLNGGRTYGFELMAQQRLNKGFYGIAALTLVRSEFKDKSSQFVPSGWDSRYILTITAGKLFKRNWEVGAKFRFTGGAPYTPYDVPFSSLKTNWLINPQGTLDYDQLNTLRLGNFYQLDARVDKKYPFKKWTLNFYVDIQNLTNFVYEGQPYIDVVKDADGKPVTDPSDPSRWQMKSVKNDIGNMLPTLGIILEL; encoded by the coding sequence ATGAACCAGTTAAAACGTTTACTTATCCTAGTTTTAATTTTTACACTCGCTCAAAATACATTTGCTCAAAAGGGCATAATAAAGGGTGTCGTAACTGATGTGTTTTCGAATGAATCTTTAGCAGGGGTAACCCTTCTGATTCAAAAAACAAATAAAGTTACCGTTACAGATAGTATTGGGAGGTTTACTCTTGATAAGCTTACCCCCGGATTTTACAATATTTCAGTTACCTATATTGGTTATAAACCAAAAACAATTCATGAAATTCAAGTTACCAATGCCAAGGCAACCATTGTAAATATCACTTTAGAGACCGATGCCAAAAGTTTAGGAGAAGTGGAGGTTCGCTCTAGTTCTTATAAGTCTGAAGAAACGCCGTTGTCGTTAAGAACGATTGGGGTTGCTGAAATTAAGCGTAATCCGGGTGGGAATCGAGATATTTCCAAGGTGGTACAATCTTTACCAGGCGTGGCCCAACCGGTGAGCTTTAGAAATGATATAATTATTAGGGGAGGCGCTCCAAATGAGAATCGATTTTTCTTGGATGATATTGAAATCCCAAACTTAAACCACTTTACCACTCAAGGTTCATCAGGTGGTCCAGTAGGGATGATAAATGTTGATTTTATTAACCAGGTAGACTTTTATTCGGGAGCCTTTCCTGCTAATCGTGGGAATGCATTGAGCTCGGTATTTCAATTCAGGCAAAAAGATGGTCGGAGTGATCGTCAGTCAGGAGCATTAACAATTGGTGCCTCTGATTTTGCCATTTCTGCAGAAGGGCCCATTTCACAAAAGACTACCTACTTGGCTTCTTTTCGTCGATCGTATTTGCAATTCTTATTTAAAGCATTTGACCTGCCGTTTTTGCCAACGTATAATGATGCTCAGTTTAAAATTAAAACCAAAATCGACTCAAAGAATGAGCTTACTTTTATTGGCTTAGGAGCAATTGACAGATTCGCCCTAAATACACAAGCTAATGATACGGAAGCTAAGCAATACATTTTGGCAAATCTTGCAACCAATACTCAGGATAATTATACTGTTGGAGCTTCATACAAGCATTACAGAACCACAGGATTTACGACGCTTGCAATCAGTAGAAACTACTTGAATAATAGGGCGGAGAAATATTTTGATAATAATGAAGAACTGCCAAAGAAGATGGATTACTCATCCAAAGAAATTGAAAATAAACTGCGGTTGGAACGCTCAGATAAATACAATGACTGGAAGGTTTCTTATGGAGCTAACATTGAAACAGGGAGATATAGCACTGAAACCTTTTATTTAAATCCTTATGGCCCGACAGTTAATTACAGTTCAAAATTGGATGATTTAAAATATGGCTTTTACGGCCAGGTGAGTAAAGAATTATTTGATGATAATCTTACACTTTCTGCTGGAGTTCGAGCAGATGGTTCCGATTTTTCCTCGTTAACAAATAATCCGCTTAAACAATTATCTCCCCGCTTTTCCGCTTCTTATTCTATTAATCCGGCTGTGAGTTTGAATTTTAATACAGGCTTGTATTATCAATTGCCTGCCTACACAGTTTTGGGTTATCGTAATGAAACAGGGGAATTAACCAATAAGAACGTAAAATATATTTCTAATTACCATACGGTGCTGGGGCTTGAAGTGAACTCTGGCTCCAATCTTCGTTTTACAGCAGAAGCGTTCTATAAAAAATATTATGACTATCCAATGATCGAATTCCAAGGCGATACCGTTAATTTAGCCAACCTTGGAGCCGATTTCGGGGTAGTAGGAAATCAACCGGTTGTTGGTTTAAATGGAGGCCGAACTTACGGCTTTGAACTGATGGCACAGCAACGCTTAAATAAAGGGTTTTATGGCATTGCGGCTTTAACATTGGTGCGTAGTGAGTTTAAAGACAAGAGTAGTCAATTTGTCCCTTCAGGTTGGGATAGCCGGTATATTTTGACAATTACTGCCGGAAAGCTGTTTAAACGCAATTGGGAAGTGGGAGCAAAGTTCAGATTTACTGGAGGGGCGCCTTATACTCCGTACGATGTGCCTTTCTCTTCGCTCAAAACTAACTGGTTAATCAATCCTCAGGGAACTCTTGATTATGACCAGCTCAATACCCTTCGGTTAGGAAATTTCTATCAATTGGATGCCCGGGTTGATAAAAAGTATCCGTTTAAAAAATGGACGTTGAACTTCTACGTTGATATTCAAAATCTGACCAATTTTGTTTACGAGGGACAACCGTATATTGATGTGGTAAAAGACGCAGATGGTAAACCCGTGACGGACCCTAGTGATCCGTCGCGCTGGCAAATGAAATCGGTAAAAAATGATATTGGGAACATGTTGCCAACCCTAGGTATTATTTTAGAATTATAG
- the galE gene encoding UDP-glucose 4-epimerase GalE — MTNTNKKVLVTGGTGYIGSHTVVELINAGYETVIADNLSNSERFILDRIEQIAGVRPKFYEIDLCDKAKVEDLFNAESDIKAVIHFAAFKAVGESVKEPLKYFRNNNLSLINLLEVMNEKGVNNIVFSSSATVYGQPDVLPATEATPFQKALSAYGSTKQMGEEILEKVSSATIIKSIALRYFNPVGAHKSALIGELPVGVPNNLMPFVTQTGIGKREMLTIFGDDYSTPDGTCIRDYIHVVDLAKAHVKACERLIAEKAESNYEVFNLGTGKGTSVLEIVNAFEKVTGQKLNYKIGPRREGDVESLYAETKLANEKLGWKAELGLEEMLSSAWAWEVKLHEGTVEV; from the coding sequence ATGACAAACACAAACAAAAAAGTACTCGTTACCGGCGGAACAGGTTACATTGGTTCACATACAGTTGTTGAATTGATCAATGCCGGTTATGAAACCGTTATTGCAGATAATTTGAGTAACTCCGAGCGTTTTATTTTAGATCGTATAGAACAAATTGCAGGAGTAAGACCGAAATTTTATGAAATTGACCTTTGTGATAAGGCGAAAGTAGAAGATCTTTTCAATGCGGAAAGCGATATAAAAGCGGTTATTCACTTCGCAGCATTTAAAGCAGTTGGTGAATCGGTAAAAGAACCATTGAAGTATTTTAGGAATAATAATCTTTCATTAATCAATTTACTTGAGGTGATGAATGAAAAAGGTGTTAATAACATTGTTTTTTCATCATCGGCTACGGTTTATGGCCAACCAGATGTTTTGCCGGCTACAGAAGCTACTCCTTTCCAAAAGGCTCTTTCGGCTTATGGAAGTACTAAACAAATGGGTGAGGAGATATTAGAGAAGGTTTCGTCTGCAACAATTATTAAATCAATTGCTCTGCGTTACTTTAACCCGGTTGGCGCACATAAAAGTGCATTGATTGGCGAATTGCCGGTTGGAGTTCCTAATAACTTAATGCCGTTTGTTACTCAAACCGGAATTGGTAAACGTGAAATGTTGACAATTTTTGGGGATGACTATTCAACTCCTGATGGTACTTGCATTCGTGATTATATTCATGTGGTGGACTTAGCAAAAGCGCATGTTAAAGCCTGTGAACGCCTGATTGCCGAAAAAGCTGAAAGTAATTACGAAGTGTTTAATCTTGGTACAGGAAAAGGTACCTCAGTATTGGAAATTGTAAATGCATTTGAAAAAGTAACCGGTCAAAAACTGAACTATAAAATCGGTCCACGTCGTGAAGGAGACGTTGAATCGCTTTACGCTGAAACTAAACTTGCTAATGAAAAGCTGGGCTGGAAAGCAGAGCTTGGCTTAGAAGAGATGTTAAGCTCGGCATGGGCTTGGGAGGTTAAATTGCACGAAGGAACTGTTGAAGTTTAA
- a CDS encoding UDP-glucose dehydrogenase family protein, giving the protein MKIAVIGTGYVGLVTGTCLAETGNNVICVDINAEKVAKMQRSIVPFYEPDLEPLFKRNIANGTLSFTTSLEDAVRESLIIILALPTPPSEDGSADLSYVVNTAEAIGKLMNGYKIIVNKSTVPVGTADKVREVVLLNSKYEFDVVSNPEFLREGVAVHDFMKPSRVIVGTSSEKVKKIFGELYAPYMRQSERLIFMDERSAELTKYAANAFLATKISFMNEIAGLCEILGADIEHIRRGIGTDDRIGKQFLYAGVGYGGSCFPKDVQALAKTATEIGGDFRIVEAVMKTNYAQREKFLDKIINYFAANLKGKKLAFWGLAFKPETDDLREAPALYLIVELLNLGAEIIAYDPVAMENTQKQLGDKIKYAKNQYDCLEDADALVIVTEWKNFRNPDFEQMADKLKGKTIFDGRNLYSLERMNELGFYYNSIGREIVDPNS; this is encoded by the coding sequence ATGAAAATAGCTGTTATTGGTACTGGCTACGTTGGTTTAGTAACCGGAACATGTTTGGCAGAAACTGGAAACAATGTAATTTGTGTTGACATTAATGCTGAAAAGGTTGCCAAAATGCAACGCAGTATTGTTCCTTTTTATGAGCCAGATCTCGAACCACTTTTTAAGAGAAATATAGCTAATGGAACTTTATCATTTACTACCAGCCTTGAAGATGCCGTACGTGAATCGCTAATCATCATTCTTGCATTACCGACACCTCCTTCAGAAGATGGCTCTGCTGATTTATCTTATGTGGTGAATACTGCGGAGGCTATTGGTAAATTAATGAATGGCTACAAGATTATTGTGAATAAGAGCACGGTTCCGGTTGGAACTGCAGATAAAGTTCGCGAAGTGGTATTGCTGAACAGTAAATATGAATTTGACGTTGTGTCAAATCCGGAGTTTTTGCGTGAGGGTGTGGCTGTACATGATTTTATGAAGCCTAGTCGAGTTATTGTAGGTACAAGTTCGGAAAAGGTGAAAAAGATTTTTGGTGAACTTTATGCTCCATATATGCGACAAAGTGAAAGGCTGATTTTTATGGACGAGCGAAGCGCTGAGTTAACCAAGTATGCTGCGAACGCGTTTTTGGCAACAAAAATATCATTTATGAATGAAATTGCCGGACTATGTGAGATTTTAGGAGCCGATATTGAACATATTCGTAGGGGAATAGGAACAGATGACCGTATAGGAAAACAGTTTTTGTATGCAGGCGTTGGATATGGAGGTAGTTGTTTTCCAAAAGATGTGCAAGCTCTTGCTAAAACCGCCACTGAAATTGGTGGAGACTTTCGAATAGTTGAGGCTGTAATGAAAACCAACTATGCTCAGCGTGAAAAATTCCTTGATAAAATCATTAATTACTTTGCAGCCAATTTAAAAGGAAAAAAGTTAGCCTTTTGGGGATTGGCCTTTAAGCCTGAAACGGATGATTTGCGTGAGGCTCCTGCATTGTACCTCATTGTGGAGCTTTTAAACTTAGGGGCTGAAATTATTGCTTATGATCCTGTCGCAATGGAGAACACCCAAAAGCAATTAGGAGATAAGATCAAATACGCTAAAAATCAATACGACTGTTTGGAAGATGCAGATGCTTTAGTGATTGTAACAGAGTGGAAAAACTTTCGTAATCCTGATTTTGAACAAATGGCTGATAAGCTGAAGGGAAAAACAATTTTCGATGGCAGAAATTTGTACAGCCTTGAAAGAATGAATGAATTAGGCTTTTACTACAATAGTATTGGCCGTGAAATTGTCGACCCAAACTCATAA
- the hemH gene encoding ferrochelatase, producing MKSKKGILLVNLGTPDSPSTADVRRYLDEFLSDPRVIDVNPIGRFFLVKGIILPTRSPKSAATYQKIWTEEGSPLLRYTIRQTELLAERLGDEYMVEYAMRYQNPSIEKVLERFRKEKVFNIKVIPLFPQYASATTGSVHDMIMTLVKNWQIVPDIELVNSFPDHPIMIDAFAQLGSKYDVNSFDHVLFSFHGLPKRQLMKADPSGCHCQQIDSCCAKINVNNQYCYSAQSHLTARLIAEKLNLPKEKYSICFQSRLGKDPWVEPYTSEVIERLAKEGKKKLLVFCPAFVADCLETTFEIGMEYDEEFRHMGGEKVQLVEGLNDHVRWIDALEDIARN from the coding sequence ATGAAAAGTAAAAAAGGAATACTGCTGGTAAATTTAGGTACACCAGATAGCCCCTCAACGGCTGATGTGCGAAGGTACTTGGATGAGTTTTTGTCTGACCCAAGAGTGATTGACGTGAATCCTATTGGTCGATTTTTTCTAGTGAAAGGGATTATCTTACCTACTCGTTCGCCCAAATCAGCGGCCACTTATCAAAAAATATGGACTGAAGAAGGTTCGCCCCTTCTGCGCTATACCATACGTCAAACTGAACTTTTGGCTGAGCGTCTAGGAGATGAATATATGGTTGAATATGCCATGAGATATCAAAATCCTAGCATTGAGAAGGTTTTGGAGCGTTTTAGAAAGGAAAAAGTTTTTAACATAAAGGTTATTCCGCTTTTCCCTCAATATGCATCTGCAACCACCGGCTCGGTACATGATATGATTATGACCTTAGTGAAGAATTGGCAAATTGTTCCTGATATTGAATTGGTAAACAGCTTCCCCGATCATCCCATTATGATCGATGCTTTTGCTCAGTTGGGGAGTAAATATGATGTTAATTCGTTTGATCACGTACTCTTTAGTTTTCATGGCTTGCCAAAACGACAATTGATGAAAGCGGATCCTAGCGGATGTCATTGTCAACAAATTGATAGCTGTTGCGCAAAGATCAATGTAAATAATCAATATTGTTATAGCGCTCAGTCGCACTTAACAGCCAGGTTAATTGCAGAAAAGCTTAATCTGCCTAAAGAAAAATACAGTATTTGTTTTCAATCCCGACTTGGCAAAGATCCTTGGGTGGAACCTTATACGAGTGAAGTGATCGAACGATTGGCAAAAGAAGGTAAAAAGAAATTACTTGTATTTTGTCCTGCTTTTGTGGCGGATTGTTTAGAAACCACCTTTGAAATTGGAATGGAATATGATGAAGAATTTAGACATATGGGTGGAGAAAAAGTACAATTAGTAGAGGGGTTGAATGACCATGTACGTTGGATTGATGCACTTGAAGATATTGCAAGAAACTAA
- a CDS encoding 3-deoxy-D-manno-octulosonic acid transferase: protein MMVLLYNLSIRFYHGLVLLFSTFNSKAKLFIKGRKNIFKHIALKLNDEPRDRVWFHFASLGEFEQGRPVLEKLKASNPELAIVMTFFSPSGYEVRKNYNQADYIFYLPLDTKANASKFIDLVQPQKVFFTKYEYWFHYFTELKSRKIPLYMISAIFRPSQPFFKWYGSFNREMLSCVTMFFVQNKLSGELLNSIGINNWIVSGDTRFDRVYENSLQPKQIPLIEEFIENKKILIAGSSWPDDEALLIPLAQTFSTDWKMIIAPHEVDKAHVENIMKLSGDRAIRFSELEKSSAKTKYQFLIIDNIGMLSSLYQYGTVAYIGGGFNKSGIHNTLEAAAFGLPVIFGPNYKKFAEAVELIANRGGFSIKDFNELKDSFTHLSSNPINLQQSSSASKNYVKTNINATTIIFNTLGI, encoded by the coding sequence ATGATGGTTTTACTATATAATTTATCCATCCGTTTTTACCACGGATTAGTGCTCTTGTTCTCAACGTTTAATTCTAAGGCAAAATTATTTATCAAGGGAAGAAAAAATATTTTTAAGCACATTGCCTTGAAACTTAATGATGAGCCGCGAGACCGTGTTTGGTTTCATTTTGCCTCATTAGGAGAGTTCGAACAAGGGCGACCTGTTTTAGAAAAATTAAAAGCATCTAATCCTGAATTAGCAATTGTCATGACGTTCTTTTCTCCTTCGGGATATGAGGTACGTAAAAATTACAATCAAGCAGATTATATATTCTATTTACCACTTGACACCAAGGCTAACGCTTCCAAGTTCATAGATTTAGTACAACCCCAAAAGGTATTTTTTACCAAATATGAATATTGGTTTCATTACTTCACAGAATTGAAATCGAGGAAGATTCCCCTTTATATGATTTCGGCAATATTCAGGCCCTCGCAGCCTTTTTTTAAGTGGTATGGCTCCTTTAACAGAGAAATGCTTAGCTGTGTAACAATGTTTTTTGTACAAAATAAGCTTTCAGGAGAACTCTTAAATTCAATTGGCATAAACAACTGGATCGTAAGCGGCGACACCCGCTTCGACAGGGTTTATGAAAACAGCTTACAGCCTAAGCAAATACCATTGATTGAGGAATTCATTGAAAACAAAAAAATACTTATTGCCGGAAGTAGCTGGCCTGATGACGAGGCCTTGTTAATTCCACTCGCTCAAACATTTAGTACTGATTGGAAAATGATTATTGCTCCACATGAGGTTGACAAAGCGCATGTAGAAAACATTATGAAACTTAGTGGAGATAGGGCCATTCGCTTTTCAGAACTTGAGAAGAGTTCAGCGAAAACAAAATATCAGTTTTTAATTATTGACAATATTGGAATGCTCTCCTCACTTTATCAGTATGGAACCGTTGCCTACATCGGGGGAGGATTTAATAAATCAGGAATACACAACACCCTGGAAGCTGCTGCTTTTGGTTTACCGGTAATTTTTGGACCAAACTATAAAAAATTTGCCGAAGCTGTAGAATTAATTGCAAACCGTGGAGGATTTTCAATAAAGGATTTTAATGAATTAAAAGACAGCTTTACCCATTTGAGCAGCAATCCAATCAATCTCCAACAATCTTCCTCTGCATCAAAGAATTATGTCAAAACAAACATCAATGCAACAACTATAATTTTCAACACTTTAGGGATATAA